A genomic window from Pseudomonadota bacterium includes:
- a CDS encoding transposase codes for MDLGYASLKLLSSCDRYGVSYVLRLKENWKPKVLHVARGSVSRTFAPGTDLDLLLQREVLKLDGKVIDADVELGHGSRVVGARLVGVSTPKGYCFYLTNLAPDVAPRAVADLYRVRWEIELDNKLDKSCLRLDDIGAKTGSLRCVPWCTPRWSLRSSFACLRTITAAGGALLAAGPSGRSRRCIHKPSRVWSPSPPLPLAGPLSSPAARPTSSGVASPSYSTARPTPTGGAAPPSSTKCAVGASPQVSPNGSVLPTLRLTDHAWETMLLRASTAESGLRGSPCSVSIRSAKHSMMADAATWSAKSTCASGRSFAAVAPFSMGRHCFLRRSTTHRCPFGAGTIRSGALFHWLGACSRSASAARKCGRFTVARSRARVSEYQLCLRMCAAVFFHAWTSTYSCVRRSRLG; via the coding sequence GTGGACCTGGGCTATGCTTCGCTGAAGCTGTTGTCGAGCTGCGACCGCTACGGCGTCTCGTATGTGCTGCGGCTGAAAGAGAATTGGAAGCCGAAGGTGTTGCACGTCGCGCGTGGCAGCGTCAGCCGCACGTTTGCGCCCGGAACAGACCTCGACCTCCTGCTGCAACGCGAGGTGCTCAAGCTCGACGGCAAGGTAATCGACGCCGACGTCGAGCTCGGCCATGGGTCGCGCGTGGTCGGTGCACGGCTGGTGGGCGTCTCGACCCCAAAGGGCTACTGCTTCTATCTAACCAACCTCGCTCCCGACGTTGCGCCACGTGCTGTCGCCGACCTCTATCGGGTGCGCTGGGAGATCGAACTCGACAACAAGCTCGACAAGTCCTGTTTGCGCCTGGACGACATCGGCGCCAAGACAGGCTCCCTGCGGTGCGTGCCCTGGTGCACGCCGCGATGGTCGCTTCGGTCATCGTTTGCATGCTTGCGCACCATCACCGCCGCCGGAGGCGCTCTCCTCGCGGCAGGGCCGAGCGGACGAAGCCGCCGCTGCATCCACAAGCCCTCGCGCGTATGGTCGCCGTCGCCGCCTTTGCCATTGGCCGGGCCTTTGAGCTCTCCGGCCGCGAGGCCGACCTCGAGTGGCGTCGCCTCGCCGAGCTATTCAACGGCGAGACCGACCCCAACTGGCGGCGCCGCCCCTCCGTCCTCGACCAAATGCGCGGTTGGCGCATCTCCCCAGGTCAGCCCAAACGGCTCCGTGTTGCCCACGCTTCGCTTAACTGATCACGCATGGGAGACAATGCTCTTGCGCGCATCAACAGCAGAGAGCGGCTTGCGAGGATCGCCTTGCAGCGTCTCAATCCGGTCTGCCAAACACAGCATGATGGCAGACGCAGCAACCTGGTCTGCCAAGTCGACGTGTGCCAGTGGTCGCAGCTTTGCGGCGGTTGCTCCCTTCTCGATGGGTCGCCACTGCTTCCTGCGACGATCGACGACCCATCGCTGCCCCTTTGGCGCAGGGACAATTCGGAGCGGAGCGCTGTTCCATTGGCTCGGTGCCTGCAGTCGTTCAGCAAGCGCCGCCAGAAAATGCGGCAGATTTACAGTCGCTCGGTCAAGAGCGAGGGTGTCCGAATACCAATTGTGCCTGCGGATGTGCGCTGCGGTCTTCTTCCACGCCTGGACAAGTACATACTCCTGCGTGAGGAGATCAAGGTTGGGATAG
- a CDS encoding DUF3387 domain-containing protein: MKRHARRSPPASDRNGSRLDALTLGDYVSVYDIQRAVQDGATVPIYYESRLAKLELKDEELPALDADFEEATEGEELEGKEKLKTKWSALEALVGTERRMSLVAEDLVQHFERRLEAMDGKAMAVCMSRRICVDLYRAIVALRPEWHDEDDTKGGIKVVMTGSASDPVDWQPHVRNKPRREALAKRFKDPADELKLVIVRDMWLTGFDAPCMHSMYVDKPMRGHGLMQAIARVNRVFHDKPGGLIVDYLGLADQLKRALHTYTESGGHGDTAVDQEEAVALMLEKHEVCCGLFHGFDWGAWTTGTSAQRLSLLPAAQEHILEQEGGKDRILQIVTELSKAFALAVPHDESIRIRDDVGFFQAVRTAIAKTVTGDRRASGDLDLAIRQIVSKAVASDQVIDIFAAAGLKNPDISILSDQFLSEVRGMRHKNLAVELLRKLLNDEVKARSRHNLVQSRSFAELLEKSIRRYQNRAIEAAQIIEELIELAREMREAGRRGEKLKLSDDELAFYDALEVNDSAVKVLGDDTLKTIARELVETVRRNVTIDWTVKESVRAKLRVIVKRILRKYGYPPDKQESATNTVLQQAELLSDFWTEARA, translated from the coding sequence ATGAAACGACACGCCCGTCGATCACCTCCTGCAAGTGATCGAAATGGATCGCGTTTAGATGCGCTCACCCTGGGCGACTACGTGAGCGTTTACGACATCCAGCGCGCCGTACAGGACGGAGCCACGGTGCCCATCTACTACGAGAGCCGCCTGGCCAAGCTCGAGCTCAAAGACGAAGAGCTTCCGGCGCTCGACGCGGACTTTGAGGAGGCCACCGAGGGCGAGGAACTCGAAGGCAAGGAGAAGCTCAAAACCAAGTGGTCTGCTCTCGAAGCGCTGGTCGGTACCGAGCGTCGCATGTCGCTCGTGGCAGAAGACCTGGTTCAACACTTCGAGCGACGCCTCGAGGCCATGGACGGCAAGGCCATGGCGGTGTGCATGAGCCGGCGCATCTGCGTCGATCTCTACCGCGCCATTGTGGCACTCCGGCCCGAGTGGCACGATGAGGACGACACCAAAGGCGGCATCAAGGTGGTGATGACCGGCTCGGCATCTGACCCCGTCGATTGGCAACCGCACGTCCGCAACAAGCCTCGACGCGAAGCCCTCGCCAAGCGATTCAAGGATCCAGCCGACGAACTCAAACTCGTCATCGTCCGCGACATGTGGCTGACCGGATTTGACGCACCCTGCATGCACTCGATGTACGTTGACAAGCCGATGCGAGGGCACGGACTGATGCAGGCCATCGCGCGGGTCAACCGCGTGTTCCACGACAAGCCTGGTGGCCTCATAGTCGACTACTTGGGTCTTGCCGATCAACTAAAACGAGCTCTGCACACCTACACGGAGAGTGGCGGTCACGGGGACACGGCCGTCGACCAGGAAGAAGCCGTGGCGCTCATGCTCGAAAAGCACGAGGTCTGCTGCGGCCTGTTCCACGGTTTCGACTGGGGCGCGTGGACGACCGGGACGTCTGCTCAGCGGCTATCGCTCCTGCCCGCCGCCCAGGAGCACATCCTTGAGCAAGAAGGCGGCAAGGACCGTATCCTCCAGATCGTGACCGAGCTATCCAAGGCCTTCGCGCTGGCGGTGCCCCACGACGAATCGATCCGCATCCGCGACGATGTCGGCTTCTTCCAAGCCGTGCGCACAGCCATCGCCAAGACAGTGACCGGTGACCGGAGAGCCTCGGGTGATCTCGACCTCGCCATCCGGCAGATCGTCTCCAAGGCCGTCGCCTCCGACCAGGTCATCGACATCTTCGCGGCCGCGGGCCTCAAGAACCCCGACATCTCAATCCTTTCGGACCAATTCCTGTCCGAAGTCCGCGGCATGCGACACAAGAACCTCGCTGTTGAGCTTCTGCGCAAGCTCCTCAACGACGAGGTGAAGGCGCGCTCGCGCCACAACCTCGTGCAGTCGCGGTCGTTTGCCGAGCTGCTCGAGAAGTCGATCCGACGCTACCAGAACCGCGCCATCGAGGCGGCACAGATCATCGAAGAGCTGATCGAGCTGGCAAGGGAGATGCGCGAAGCAGGCCGCCGCGGCGAGAAACTCAAACTCAGCGACGATGAACTCGCCTTCTACGATGCCCTGGAGGTAAACGACAGCGCGGTCAAGGTGCTCGGAGACGACACCCTCAAGACCATCGCCCGTGAGCTGGTGGAGACTGTCCGCCGCAATGTCACCATCGACTGGACTGTGAAGGAATCCGTCCGTGCCAAGCTCCGCGTCATCGTCAAGCGCATTCTCCGCAAGTATGGCTATCCGCCCGACAAGCAAGAGTCCGCGACCAACACCGTTCTGCAACAAGCCGAGCTGCTGTCGGACTTCTGGACGGAGGCGAGAGCGTGA